GAGCGGGTGCTGCGCGAGAGCGGCGCCGCGGCGCCCGACATCGAGCTGGAGATCACCGAGAGCCACGCGATGGAGGACGCCCGGGTGCTCCACACCGCCGAGGCCCTGCGCGGCATGGGCTTCCGGATCGCGATCGACGATTTCGGCACGGGCTATTCGTCGCTGGCGCGGCTCCAGCAGCTTCCCGCCTCCCTGCTGAAGATCGACCGGGCCTTCGTGCGCGGCATGGACCGCAGGCCGGACAGCCGGTCGATCGCCTCCATGATCGTCAAGATGGGCCACGAGCTGGGGCTGGACGTGCTGGCCGAGGGGGTCGAGGACAGGTCGGAGGAGGCGGTGCTGCGCGAGCTGGGCTGCGACGAGGTGCAGGGTTTCCTCTACGCCAAGCCCCTGCCACCGGCGGAGCTGGTGACCTGGCTGGAGAACCGGCCGGGGCGCTGACGGGGCGGCGATCAGGCGGTGAAGCTCTCGACGGCGGCGCCGGCGGCGTAGGCCAGGGCCGCCGCGGCCATGCCGATCGCCAGCGTCTCCAGCCCGGACCGCCACCAGGCCGCCAGCGACCACAGGCTCTTGACCGAGCCGATGGCGAAGAACACGGCGGCGGTCGATCCGGTGGCCAGGGCGACCGGCGCCGGCAGGCCGAAGACGAAGGGCAGCAGCGGGACGAACCCGCAGATCAGGAAAGCCAGGAAGGTGCTGGCCGCCGCCTTGACCGGCGAGCGCAGGGCCGCGGGCAACCCGTATTCCTCCGCCAGCATGGTCTCGACCCAGCGGCCGCGGTCGGCGGTGATGGTTTCCACGGCGTGCTCCAGGCCGCGTCCCTGGAAGCCCTTGGCCCGGAAGATCTGCCTGATCTCCTCCAGCTCGCCTTCCGGGACGAGGTCGATGTGCCGCTCCTCCACCGCGCGGAGCCGGTCCTTGTCGTCCCGCTCGGTCTTGGTGCCGCTGTAGTTGCTGGCGGCCATGGAGAAGCCGTCCGCCAGCAGGTTCGCGGCGCCGAGGATCAGGACGGTCCGGGCCGACAGGCCGGCCCCGACCACGCCCGCCACCACGGCGAAGGTCGTGACGGCGCCGTCGATGCCGCCATAGACCCAGTCGCGCAGGTAGCTCTGCTCCGGGCGGACGGACAAGCGCCGCCGGATCGCCTCGGGATCATGGTCATGCTCCATCGGATCCTGTCCCTCGCATTGTCGATGAACCCGGCTTCCCGAAATCATGCATCGGATCGGGCGATATGCGCCTTGATGAAGATCACGGTGGATCGACGATTCATACCCGCAAGGAATAAGCCATCCGGCCTGGAGCGGAATTGCTTTACCGTGGGATGGATTCTCTGATTTATTTGCCCCCCAAAGCAAGAATATTGCCTTCGCGAATGGAAGATCATAGATGAAATGTTATTGGCGCTCAGTCCTGT
This Skermanella mucosa DNA region includes the following protein-coding sequences:
- a CDS encoding VIT1/CCC1 transporter family protein; protein product: MEHDHDPEAIRRRLSVRPEQSYLRDWVYGGIDGAVTTFAVVAGVVGAGLSARTVLILGAANLLADGFSMAASNYSGTKTERDDKDRLRAVEERHIDLVPEGELEEIRQIFRAKGFQGRGLEHAVETITADRGRWVETMLAEEYGLPAALRSPVKAAASTFLAFLICGFVPLLPFVFGLPAPVALATGSTAAVFFAIGSVKSLWSLAAWWRSGLETLAIGMAAAALAYAAGAAVESFTA